A genome region from Vulpes lagopus strain Blue_001 chromosome 7, ASM1834538v1, whole genome shotgun sequence includes the following:
- the LOC121495567 gene encoding olfactory receptor 10H2-like encodes MAATLGLNHSSVSEFILVGFSTFPPHLLPAFFLLILLMYLFTLLGNLLIMATVWSERGLHTPMYLFLCALSISEILYTLAITPRLLADLLSTRRTIAFAACASQMFFSFTFGFTHSFLLTVMGYDRYVAICHPLRYNVLMSPRGCTYLVAWSWAGGSIIGLVVATAVFHLTFCGPNEIHHFLCHVPPLLKLACGTDVPIVALGVGLVCITALLGCFLLILLSYAFIVAAILRIPSAEGRHKAFSTCASHLIVVIVHYGFASVIYLKPKGLHYQEGNTLMAITYTVLTPFLSPIIFSLRNKELKIAMKKTFLSKLYPSSI; translated from the coding sequence ATGGCTGCCACCTTGGGCCTAAACCACAGCTCTGTGTCTGAATTCATCCTCGTGGGCTTCTCCACCTTCCCGCCCCatctcctgcctgccttcttccTGCTGATCCTGCTCATGTACCTGTTCACGCTGCTGGGGAACCTGCTCATCATGGCCACTGTCTGGAGCGAGCGCGGCCTGCACACGCCCATGTACCTCTTCCTGTGCGCCCTGTCCATCTCCGAGATCCTCTACACCTTGGCCATCACCCCGCGCCTGCTGGCAGACCTGCTCTCCACCCGCCGCACCATCGCCTTTGCAGCCTGTGCCAGCCAGATGTTCTTCTCCTTCACGTTCGGCTTCACCCACTCCTTCCTGCTCACGGTCATGGGCTAcgaccgctatgtggccatctgccacCCTCTGCGCTACAATGTGCTCATGAGCCCCCGTGGCTGCACCTACCTGGTGGCCTGGTCCTGGGCTGGTGGCTCGATCATAGGGCTGGTGGTGGCCACAGCTGTTTTCCACCTCACTTTCTGTGGACCCAATGAGATCCACCATTTTTTATGTCATGTGCCCCCTCTCTTGAAGCTGGCCTGTGGAACTGATGTACCAATAGTGGCCCTGGGCGTGGGGCTGGTGTGCATCACCGCCCTGCTGGGCtgctttctcctcatcctcctctcctATGCCTTCATCGTGGCTGCCATCTTGAGGATCCCCTCTGCTGAGGGAAGGCACAAAGCCTTCTCCACCTGTGCGTCCCACCTTATAGTGGTCATTGTGCACTATGGCTTTGCCTCTGTTATCTACCTCAAGCCCAAGGGTCTGCACTACCAAGAAGGCAACACCTTGATGGCCATCACCTATACGGTCCTCACGCCCTTCCTCAGCCCCATTATCTTCAGTCTCAGGAATAAGGAGCTGAAGATCGCCATGAAGAAGACCTTCCTCAGTAAACTCTATCCCTCCAGCATCTAA
- the LOC121496280 gene encoding C-type lectin domain family 4 member G-like: MDEARHSPNPSEITALKAELPPQQGNTGQWGQTSQDKTWKYLCFFVSLILLLTVIILSVILSEVLKRTQQVQEKVFQLNEKVTQGLGDAGHDRDFIRSEVFRQMKAVLAGNESSCEPCPLDWKFFQGSCYFFSLDNLTWTQANDSCVQKQAHLVIINSRTEQDFLTSTGQVTSWIGLFKEGQKGNHRWMDGSTPTYINWDSKELPDNVTAPACMMMYNYGHWRDFSCESGQFAFICERRQSC; this comes from the exons ATGGATGAAGCCAGGCACTCCCCAAACCCCAGTGAGATTACTGCACTGAAAGCCGAACTCCCCCCACAGCAGGGGAACACTG GGCAATGGGGACAGACATCCCAGGACAAGACCTGGAAGTATCTCTGCTTCTTCGTGTCCCTGATCCTGCTTCTCACAGTCATTATCCTCAGTGTGATCCTGTCTGAAG TCTTGAAGAGGACACAACAGGTACAGGAGAAAGTATTTCAACTGAATGAAAAAG TGACACAGGGACTGGGGGATGCCGGGCACGACCGAGACTTCATTCGGAGTGAAGTGTTCCGGCAAATGAAGGCTGTACTGGCAGGCAATG AATCCTCTTGCGAGCCTTGCCCCCTGGACTGGAAGTTCTTTCAGGGCTCCTGCTACTTCTTTTCCCTGGACAACCTCACCTGGACCCAGGCTAATGATTCTTGTGTCCAGAAGCAAGCTCACTTGGTTATCATCAACAGCCGAACAGAACAG GACTTCCTGACATCCACTGGGCAGGTGACATCCTGGATAGGCCTCTTCAAAGAGGGCCAGAAAGGCAACCACAGGTGGATGGATGGCTCAACCCCCACCTACAT CAACTGGGACTCCAAGGAACTACCTGATAATGTAACTGCCCCGGCCTGCATGATGATGTACAACTATGGACACTGGAGAGACTTCTCTTGTGAATCAGGGCAATTTGCTTTCATTTGTGAAAGGAGGCAGAGCTGCTGA
- the LOC121494638 gene encoding olfactory receptor 2Z1-like, giving the protein MMESNQSVTSDFTLMVLFSHSGPHVVLFFLVTVIFTMGLLGNAILLFLIHTDSRLHTPMYFLLSQLSLLDVGFPLVTIPKMAADFLQGEGSISFGDCAAQMFFLMLLGVSEVVLLSLMSYDRYVAVCHPLHYPVLMRRQVCLLMVGTSWLSGVLVASIQTSITLHFPYCASHTVDHFFCELPALLKLSCADTSAYELSLSISGVLILLLPLSLITTSYSHVLRAVLRMQSAEARHKAFTTCSSHITVVGLFYGAAMFMYMVPGTYHSPQQDNVVSLFYSLVTPTLNPLIYSLRNREVRMALVKVIGRTGFKSKR; this is encoded by the coding sequence ATGATGGAATCAAATCAGTCAGTGACCTCAGACTTCACCCTCATGGTGCTCTTCAGCCACTCAGGGCCACATGTGGTTCTATTCTTCCTTGTGACTGTCATATTCACTATGGGCCTTCTGGGCAATGCCATCCTGCTCTTCCTGATCCATACAGACTCCAGGCTCCACACACCCATGTACTTCCTGCTCAGTCAACTCTCCCTATTGGATGTTGGCTTTCCCTTGGTCACCATCCCCAAGATGGCAGCTGACTTCCTGCAAGGAGAGGGCTCCATCTCCTTTGGAGATTGTGCAGCTCAGATGTTCTTCCTGATGCTACTTGGTGTCTCCGAGGTTGTCCTACTATCCCTTATGTCTTATGACCGCTATGTTGCTGTGTGTCACCCCCTGCATTATCCTGTGCTCATGAGGCGTCAGGTCTGTCTGCTCATGGTGGGCACCTCCTGGTTGTCAGGTGTGCTTGTGGCCTCCATCCAGACCTCCATCACCCTGCACTTCCCCTACTGTGCCTCACACACTGTGGATCACTTCTTCTGTGAGTTGCCTGCTCTGTTGAAGCTCTCTTGTGCAGACACCTCTGCTTATGAGCTGTCGCTATCCATCTCAGGGGTGCTGATCCTGCTACTGCCCCTGTCACTCATCACCACCTCTTACAGCCATGTGTTGAGGGCTGTTCTCCGCATGCAGTCTGCCGAGGCCCGACACAAGGCCTTCACCACCTGCTCCTCGCACATCACTGTGGTGGGGCTCTTTTATGGAGCAGCCATGTTCATGTACATGGTTCCAGGTACCTACCACAGCCCACAACAGGACAATGTGGTCTCCCTCTTCTACAGCCTTGTCACCCCCACACTGAACCCCCTCATCTATAGCCTCAGAAACCGAGAAGTTCGAATGGCTTTGGTCAAAGTCATTGGCAGAACTGGCTTTAAGTCCAAGAGATGA